A region of Methyloversatilis discipulorum DNA encodes the following proteins:
- the rplL gene encoding 50S ribosomal protein L7/L12: MSVSKDQILEAISAMTVLELSQLIKDMEEKFGVSAAAAVAVAAPAAGAAAPAAEEKTEFTVVLAAAGEKKVEVIKVVRAVTGLGLKEAKDLVDGAPKPVKEGISKADAEALKKQLEEAGAKVELK, translated from the coding sequence ATGTCCGTTAGCAAAGACCAGATTCTGGAAGCCATCTCCGCCATGACCGTTCTCGAGCTGTCGCAGCTCATCAAGGACATGGAAGAGAAGTTCGGCGTGTCGGCTGCTGCCGCTGTTGCCGTTGCCGCCCCGGCTGCCGGCGCCGCTGCCCCGGCTGCTGAAGAGAAGACCGAATTCACCGTCGTTCTGGCCGCTGCCGGCGAGAAGAAGGTTGAAGTCATCAAGGTCGTGCGCGCAGTGACCGGCCTGGGCCTGAAGGAAGCCAAGGACCTGGTTGATGGCGCTCCGAAGCCCGTCAAGGAAGGCATCTCCAAGGCTGACGCTGAAGCCCTGAAGAAGCAGCTGGAAGAAGCCGGCGCCAAGGTCGAACTGAAGTAA
- the rplA gene encoding 50S ribosomal protein L1: protein MAKLSKRIQALRAKVDRNRAYPLADALALVKETANAKFDESVDLAVNLGIDAKKSDQLVRGSVVLPAGTGKSVRVAVFAQGAKAEEAKAAGADVVGFDDLAAQVKEGNLNFDVAIATPDAMRVVGALGQILGPRGLMPNPKVGTVTMDVTTAVKNAKAGQVQYRTDKGGIVQCTVGRASFTPEQLTTNIKALIEALNKARPAAAKGVYLRKVSVTTTMGVGIRVDQATVQ, encoded by the coding sequence ATGGCAAAGCTCTCGAAGCGCATTCAGGCGCTGCGCGCCAAGGTTGATCGCAACCGCGCCTACCCGCTGGCCGACGCGCTGGCGCTGGTCAAGGAAACCGCCAACGCCAAGTTCGACGAGTCGGTCGATCTGGCCGTGAATCTGGGCATCGATGCGAAGAAGTCGGACCAGCTGGTCCGCGGCTCGGTCGTGCTGCCTGCCGGCACCGGCAAGAGCGTGCGCGTCGCCGTGTTCGCCCAGGGCGCCAAGGCTGAAGAAGCCAAGGCCGCTGGCGCCGATGTCGTCGGCTTCGACGATCTGGCAGCTCAGGTTAAGGAAGGCAATCTGAACTTCGACGTGGCCATCGCCACGCCGGACGCAATGCGTGTCGTCGGCGCGCTGGGCCAGATCCTCGGTCCGCGTGGCCTGATGCCGAACCCGAAGGTCGGCACCGTGACGATGGACGTCACCACCGCGGTGAAGAACGCCAAGGCCGGTCAGGTGCAGTACCGCACCGACAAGGGCGGCATCGTCCAGTGCACGGTCGGTCGCGCCTCCTTCACGCCGGAACAGCTGACGACCAACATCAAGGCTCTGATCGAAGCGCTGAACAAGGCGCGTCCGGCAGCCGCCAAGGGTGTCTACCTGCGCAAGGTGTCGGTGACGACCACCATGGGCGTCGGTATCCGCGTCGATCAGGCGACGGTGCAGTAA
- the rpoB gene encoding DNA-directed RNA polymerase subunit beta produces the protein MAYTYTEKKRIRKSFAKRDAVLDVPFLLATQLESYTQFLQTDVPLEHRRNQGLQAAFTSIFPISSHSGNARLEFVHYMLGEPAFDVKECHQRGLTFASPLRARVRLVIMDREAPKETIKEVKEQEVYMGEIPLMTTTGSFVINGTERVIVSQLHRSPGVFFEHDRGKTHSSGKLLFSARIIPYRGSWLDFEFDPKDYLYFRVDRRRKMPVTILLKAIGMMPEQILETFFDFDSFNLASKSGIQMKLVPERLRGEIAKFDIVDASGKVVVAKDKRITAKHIRELAESGTESIAVPEDFLVGRVIATAVVDQDSGEILANANDEITEDLLAKMSAAGVGEISTLYTNDLDRGPYISQTLRTDETADQWSARVAIYRMMRPGEPPTEDAVETLFHGLFYSEERYDLSAVGRMKFNRRVGRDAIEGAPTLSNEDIVDVIRILVDLRNGKGEIDDIDHLGNRRVRSVGELAENQFRAGLVRVERAVKERLSQAESDNLMPHDLINAKPISAAIKEFFGSSQLSQFMDQTNPLSEITHKRRVSALGPGGLTRERAGFEVRDVHPTHYGRVCPIETPEGPNIGLINSLALYARTNKYGFLETPYRRVDAGRVTDQIDFLSAIEEGKYVIAQANASLDGEGALSDELVSCRHKGEFMLSTPDQVQYMDIAPGQIVSVAASLIPFLEHDDANRALMGANMQRQAVPCLRPEKAFVGTGIERTVAVDSGTAVQALRGGVVDYVDASRVVVRVNDEETVPGEVGVDIYNLVKYTRSNQNTNINQRPVVKIGDIIAKGDVVADGASTDLGELALGQNMLVAFMPWNGYNFEDSILLSERVVAEDRFTSVHIEELTVVARDTKLGPEEITRDIASLGEAQLGRLDESGIVYIGAEVEAGDVLVGKVTPKGETQLTPEEKLLRAIFGEKASDVKDTSLRVPSGMNGTVIDVQVFTREGIERDKRAQSIIDDMLRGYRQDLGDQMRIVERDTFARIERLLIGRVANGGPKRLAKGATITREYLDGVEPHSWFDIRMAEEDIAGQLESLRESLEKTRTDFDLAFELKKKKLTQGDELPPGVQKMVKVYLAVKRRLQPGDKMAGRHGNKGVVSKITPIEDMPYMEDGTSVDIVLNPLGVPSRMNIGQILETHLGMAARGLGKKIDAMLRRQANMAELRAFLDEIYNRSGTSEDIASLNDGEVLELASNLKHGVPFATPVFDGAHEGEIRRMLELADMPAGGQMTLYDGRTGEAFERQVTVGYMHVLKLHHLVDDKMHARSTGPYSLVTQQPLGGKAQFGGQRFGEMEVWALEAYGASYTLQEMLTVKSDDVTGRTKVYENIVKGEHKIDAGMPESFNVLVKEIRSLAIDIDLERF, from the coding sequence ATGGCCTATACCTACACCGAGAAGAAACGCATTCGCAAGAGCTTTGCCAAGCGCGATGCGGTGCTCGACGTGCCCTTCCTGCTGGCGACCCAGCTGGAGTCCTACACGCAGTTCCTGCAGACCGACGTGCCGCTTGAGCACCGTCGCAATCAGGGCCTGCAGGCCGCATTCACGTCGATCTTCCCGATCAGCTCGCACTCCGGCAATGCCCGTCTCGAGTTCGTCCACTACATGCTGGGCGAACCGGCCTTCGACGTGAAGGAATGTCATCAGCGCGGTCTGACCTTCGCCAGCCCGCTGCGCGCGCGCGTCCGGCTGGTCATCATGGACCGCGAGGCGCCGAAGGAAACGATCAAGGAAGTGAAGGAGCAGGAAGTGTACATGGGCGAAATTCCGCTCATGACGACCACCGGCTCATTCGTCATCAATGGCACCGAGCGTGTCATCGTCAGCCAGTTGCACCGTTCGCCCGGCGTGTTCTTCGAGCACGATCGCGGCAAGACGCACAGCTCGGGCAAGCTGCTGTTCTCGGCCCGCATCATTCCCTATCGCGGCTCCTGGCTCGACTTCGAATTCGACCCGAAGGACTATCTGTACTTCCGCGTGGACCGTCGCCGCAAGATGCCGGTGACCATCCTGCTGAAGGCCATCGGCATGATGCCGGAGCAGATCCTCGAAACCTTCTTCGACTTCGACAGCTTCAACCTGGCGTCGAAGAGCGGCATCCAGATGAAGCTGGTGCCGGAGCGCTTGCGCGGCGAAATCGCCAAGTTCGACATCGTCGATGCGTCGGGCAAGGTCGTGGTCGCCAAGGACAAGCGCATCACCGCCAAGCACATCCGTGAGCTGGCCGAGTCGGGTACCGAGTCGATCGCCGTGCCGGAAGACTTCCTGGTCGGCCGCGTGATCGCGACCGCCGTCGTCGATCAGGACAGCGGCGAAATCCTCGCCAACGCGAACGACGAAATCACCGAAGATCTGCTGGCCAAGATGTCGGCCGCCGGCGTCGGCGAAATCAGCACGCTGTACACCAACGATCTGGACCGCGGCCCGTACATCTCGCAGACCCTGCGCACCGATGAGACCGCCGATCAGTGGTCGGCCCGCGTCGCCATCTACCGCATGATGCGTCCGGGCGAGCCGCCCACGGAAGATGCGGTGGAAACGCTGTTCCACGGCCTGTTCTACTCGGAAGAGCGCTACGACCTGTCGGCCGTGGGCCGCATGAAGTTCAACCGCCGTGTCGGTCGTGACGCCATCGAAGGCGCGCCGACGCTGTCGAACGAAGACATCGTCGACGTGATCAGGATCCTGGTGGATCTGCGCAACGGCAAGGGCGAGATCGACGATATCGACCACCTCGGCAACCGTCGCGTGCGTTCGGTCGGCGAACTGGCCGAGAACCAGTTCCGCGCCGGTCTGGTGCGTGTCGAGCGTGCGGTGAAGGAACGCCTGTCGCAGGCCGAATCCGACAACCTGATGCCGCATGACCTGATCAACGCCAAGCCGATTTCGGCTGCGATCAAGGAGTTCTTCGGTTCCAGCCAGCTGTCGCAGTTCATGGACCAGACCAACCCGCTGTCGGAAATCACGCACAAGCGTCGCGTGTCCGCACTGGGCCCGGGCGGTCTGACGCGCGAGCGCGCAGGCTTCGAAGTGCGCGACGTGCACCCGACCCACTATGGCCGCGTGTGCCCGATCGAAACGCCTGAAGGTCCGAACATCGGCCTGATCAACTCGCTCGCGCTCTACGCCCGTACCAACAAGTACGGCTTCCTGGAAACGCCTTACCGCCGCGTCGATGCTGGCCGCGTGACCGACCAGATCGACTTCCTGTCGGCGATCGAGGAAGGCAAGTACGTGATCGCCCAGGCGAACGCCTCGCTGGACGGTGAAGGTGCGCTGAGCGACGAGCTGGTGTCCTGCCGCCACAAGGGCGAATTCATGCTGTCGACGCCCGACCAGGTCCAGTACATGGACATCGCGCCGGGCCAGATCGTGTCGGTTGCTGCGTCGCTGATTCCGTTCCTCGAACACGATGACGCGAACCGCGCACTGATGGGCGCCAACATGCAGCGTCAGGCGGTGCCCTGCCTGCGTCCGGAGAAGGCTTTCGTCGGTACCGGCATCGAGCGCACCGTGGCGGTCGACTCGGGTACGGCGGTGCAGGCGCTGCGCGGCGGTGTGGTCGACTACGTCGATGCCAGCCGCGTCGTGGTCCGCGTCAATGACGAGGAGACCGTACCGGGCGAAGTCGGCGTCGATATCTACAACCTGGTCAAGTACACCCGCTCGAACCAGAACACCAACATCAACCAGCGTCCGGTCGTGAAGATCGGCGACATCATCGCCAAGGGCGACGTGGTGGCCGACGGCGCTTCGACCGACCTCGGTGAACTGGCCCTCGGCCAGAACATGCTGGTCGCCTTCATGCCGTGGAACGGCTACAACTTCGAGGATTCGATCCTGCTGTCGGAGCGCGTCGTTGCTGAAGACCGCTTCACCTCGGTCCACATCGAAGAGCTGACCGTGGTCGCCCGCGACACCAAGCTGGGTCCCGAGGAAATAACGCGCGACATCGCGTCGCTCGGCGAAGCGCAGCTTGGCCGTCTGGACGAGTCCGGCATCGTGTACATCGGCGCCGAAGTCGAAGCCGGTGACGTGCTGGTCGGCAAGGTGACGCCGAAGGGCGAAACCCAGCTGACGCCGGAAGAGAAGCTGCTGCGCGCGATCTTCGGCGAGAAGGCATCCGACGTGAAGGACACCTCGCTGCGCGTGCCGTCCGGCATGAACGGCACGGTGATCGACGTGCAGGTGTTCACCCGCGAAGGTATCGAGCGCGACAAGCGCGCTCAGTCCATCATCGATGACATGCTGCGTGGCTACCGCCAGGATCTGGGCGACCAGATGCGCATCGTCGAACGTGACACCTTCGCCCGTATCGAGCGTCTGCTGATCGGTCGTGTGGCCAACGGCGGCCCGAAGCGTCTGGCCAAGGGTGCCACCATCACGCGTGAGTACCTGGATGGCGTCGAGCCGCACAGTTGGTTCGACATCCGCATGGCCGAAGAGGACATCGCCGGCCAGCTGGAAAGCCTGCGCGAATCGCTGGAAAAGACCCGCACCGACTTCGACCTCGCTTTCGAGCTGAAGAAGAAGAAGCTCACTCAGGGCGACGAGCTGCCGCCGGGCGTGCAGAAGATGGTCAAGGTCTATCTGGCGGTGAAGCGTCGCCTGCAGCCGGGCGACAAGATGGCCGGCCGCCACGGCAACAAGGGTGTCGTGTCCAAGATCACGCCGATCGAAGACATGCCCTACATGGAAGACGGCACTTCGGTCGACATCGTGCTGAACCCGCTCGGCGTGCCGTCGCGGATGAACATCGGTCAGATCCTGGAAACCCACCTTGGCATGGCCGCACGTGGCCTGGGCAAGAAGATCGACGCGATGCTGCGCCGTCAGGCCAATATGGCCGAACTGCGCGCTTTCCTCGACGAGATCTACAACCGCAGCGGCACCAGTGAAGACATCGCCTCGCTGAATGACGGCGAAGTGCTGGAACTGGCGAGCAACCTGAAGCACGGCGTGCCGTTCGCGACGCCGGTGTTCGATGGTGCGCACGAAGGTGAAATCCGCCGCATGCTGGAACTGGCCGACATGCCGGCCGGCGGCCAGATGACGCTGTACGACGGCCGCACTGGCGAGGCGTTCGAACGCCAGGTCACCGTGGGCTATATGCACGTGCTGAAGCTGCATCACCTGGTCGACGACAAGATGCACGCCCGTTCGACCGGCCCGTACTCGCTGGTCACGCAGCAGCCGCTGGGTGGCAAGGCGCAGTTCGGTGGTCAGCGTTTCGGTGAGATGGAAGTGTGGGCGCTGGAAGCGTACGGCGCTTCCTATACGCTGCAGGAAATGCTCACCGTGAAGTCCGATGACGTGACCGGCCGTACCAAGGTCTACGAAAACATCGTCAAGGGCGAGCACAAGATCGATGCCGGCATGCCGGAGTCGTTCAACGTGCTGGTGAAGGAAATCCGATCCCTGGCCATCGACATTGATTTGGAGCGGTTCTAG
- the rpoC gene encoding DNA-directed RNA polymerase subunit beta' — MKALLDLFKQVTQEEEFDAITIGLASPDKIRSWSYGEVKKPETINYRTFKPERDGLFCAKIFGPVKDYECLCGKYKRLKHRGVICEKCGVEVTLSKVRRERMGHIELASPTAHIWFLKSLPSRLGMVLDMTLRDIERVLYFEGYVVVDPGMTPLNRGQLLSEDDYLAKVEEYGDDFTAFMGAEGVRGMLRSLDLNREVEKLRGELEATSSEAKMKKISKRLKILEGFQHSGIKPEWMILEVLPVLPPDLRPLVPLDGGRFATSDLNDLYRRVINRNNRLKRLLELKAPEIIVRNEKRMLQEAVDSLLDNGRRGKAMTGANKRPLKSLADMIKGKGGRFRQNLLGKRVDYSGRSVIVVGPQLKLHQCGLPKKMALELFKPFIFNKLELNGMATTIKAAKKLVEQEVPEVWDILEEVIREHPVMLNRAPTLHRLGIQAFEPTLIEGKAIQLHPLVCVAFNADFDGDQMAVHVPLSLEAQMEARTLMLASNNVLSPANGEPIIVPSQDIVLGLYYATRAKINGKGEGMMFANVNEMRRAYENGFVELHSKVSVRIREVEVVDGEKREKITRYDTTVGRAMLAEILPPGLPFSVLDKPLKKKEISKLVNHSFRRCGLRETVIFADKLMQAGFGLATRAGISIAVKDMLVPDAKHTIISAAEAEVKEIAQQYTSGLVTDGERYNKVVDIWGRAGDQVAKAMMDQLGQEDTVDRNGNTVKQESFNSIYMMADSGARGSAAQIRQLAGMRGLMAKPDGSIIETPITTNFREGLNVLQYFISTHGARKGLADTALKTANSGYLTRRLVDVTQDLVVTEDDCGTAEGFVMKALVEGGEVIEPLRERVLGRVTAADVVNPETQETVIYAGELIDEDRCDLMDSLGVDEVKVRTPLTCETRYGLCAQCYGRDLGRGQIVNAGEAVGVIAAQSIGEPGTQLTMRTFHVGGAASRAAAASGVEAKSAGVIRFTQNMRYVTSAKNEKIVIARSAEIIITDDHGRERERHKVPYGATLQVDEGQTIKAGTGLATWDPHTRPIITEYSGIVRFEHVEEGVTVAKQVDDVTGLTTLVVIDPKRRSTSTKGLRPQVKLLTESGDEVKIAGTDTAVSITFQVGCIITVKDGQAVSVGDVLARIPQESAKTRDITGGLPRVAELFEARSPKDAGLLAEVTGTVSFGKDTKGKQRLVITEPDGTVNEFLIPKDKHVTVHDGQVVNKGEVIVDGAVEPHDILRLKGVEELARYIIDEVQDVYRLQGVKINDKHIEVIVRQMLRRVVIVDSGDSKFIREEQVERSEVLDENDRLVAEGKRPAEYQYMLLGITKASLSTDSFISAASFQETTRVLTEAAIMGKRDELRGLKENVIVGRLIPAGTGLAYHRTRRAQAVGDDAAAADRVLFGDDPVTVEADAGEAQ, encoded by the coding sequence ATGAAAGCATTGCTGGATCTTTTCAAGCAGGTCACGCAGGAAGAAGAGTTCGACGCGATCACCATCGGTCTCGCGTCGCCGGACAAGATCCGTTCCTGGTCCTACGGCGAAGTCAAGAAGCCGGAAACGATCAACTACCGCACCTTCAAGCCGGAGCGGGACGGTCTGTTCTGCGCCAAGATCTTCGGTCCGGTCAAGGACTACGAATGCCTGTGCGGCAAGTACAAGCGTCTGAAGCACCGCGGCGTCATCTGCGAAAAGTGCGGCGTTGAAGTCACGCTGTCCAAGGTGCGTCGCGAGCGCATGGGCCACATCGAGTTGGCCAGCCCGACCGCGCACATCTGGTTCCTGAAGTCGCTGCCGTCGCGTCTGGGCATGGTGCTCGACATGACGCTGCGTGACATCGAGCGCGTGCTGTACTTCGAAGGCTATGTCGTTGTCGATCCGGGCATGACGCCGCTGAACCGCGGCCAGCTGCTGTCGGAAGACGATTACCTGGCCAAGGTCGAAGAGTACGGCGACGACTTCACCGCGTTCATGGGTGCGGAAGGCGTGCGCGGCATGCTGCGTTCGCTCGACCTGAACCGTGAAGTCGAGAAGCTTCGCGGCGAGCTGGAAGCCACCAGCTCCGAAGCGAAGATGAAGAAGATTTCCAAGCGTCTGAAGATTCTCGAAGGCTTCCAGCATTCGGGCATCAAGCCCGAGTGGATGATTCTGGAAGTGCTGCCGGTGCTGCCGCCGGACCTGCGTCCGCTGGTGCCGCTGGACGGCGGCCGCTTCGCGACCTCGGATCTGAACGACCTGTACCGCCGCGTCATCAACCGCAACAATCGTCTGAAGCGTTTGCTCGAGCTCAAGGCGCCTGAAATCATCGTGCGCAACGAAAAGCGCATGCTGCAGGAAGCGGTGGATTCGCTGCTCGACAACGGCCGTCGCGGCAAGGCGATGACCGGCGCCAACAAGCGCCCGCTGAAGTCGCTGGCCGACATGATCAAGGGCAAGGGCGGTCGTTTCCGTCAGAACCTGCTGGGCAAGCGCGTCGACTATTCGGGTCGTTCGGTCATCGTGGTGGGTCCGCAGCTCAAGCTGCATCAGTGCGGTCTGCCGAAGAAGATGGCGCTCGAGCTGTTCAAGCCCTTCATCTTCAATAAGCTCGAACTGAACGGCATGGCGACCACCATCAAGGCCGCCAAGAAGCTGGTTGAGCAGGAAGTGCCGGAAGTGTGGGACATCCTCGAAGAGGTGATCCGCGAACATCCGGTCATGCTGAACCGCGCGCCGACGCTGCACCGCCTCGGCATCCAGGCGTTCGAGCCGACGCTGATCGAAGGCAAGGCCATTCAGCTGCACCCGCTGGTCTGCGTGGCGTTCAACGCCGACTTCGACGGTGACCAGATGGCCGTCCACGTGCCGCTGTCGCTGGAAGCGCAGATGGAAGCGCGCACGCTGATGCTGGCGTCGAACAACGTGCTGTCGCCGGCCAACGGCGAGCCGATCATCGTGCCGTCGCAGGACATCGTGCTTGGTCTGTACTACGCCACCCGCGCCAAGATCAACGGCAAGGGCGAAGGCATGATGTTCGCGAACGTGAACGAAATGCGCCGCGCCTACGAAAACGGTTTCGTCGAACTGCACTCGAAGGTGTCGGTGCGCATCCGCGAAGTCGAAGTCGTCGACGGTGAGAAGCGCGAGAAGATCACGCGCTACGACACCACGGTCGGTCGCGCCATGCTGGCAGAAATCCTGCCGCCGGGCCTGCCGTTCTCGGTGCTCGACAAGCCGCTGAAGAAGAAGGAAATCTCGAAGCTGGTGAACCACAGCTTCCGTCGCTGCGGCCTGCGCGAAACCGTCATCTTCGCCGACAAGCTGATGCAGGCCGGTTTCGGTCTCGCGACCCGCGCCGGCATTTCGATCGCGGTGAAGGACATGCTGGTGCCGGACGCCAAGCACACCATCATCAGCGCTGCCGAAGCGGAGGTGAAGGAAATCGCCCAGCAGTACACGTCGGGTCTGGTGACCGACGGCGAGCGCTACAACAAGGTGGTGGACATCTGGGGTCGTGCCGGTGACCAGGTCGCGAAGGCGATGATGGACCAGCTCGGTCAGGAAGATACGGTCGATCGCAACGGCAACACGGTGAAGCAGGAGTCGTTCAACTCTATCTACATGATGGCCGACTCCGGCGCCCGTGGTTCCGCTGCCCAGATCCGTCAGCTGGCCGGCATGCGGGGCCTGATGGCGAAGCCGGACGGCTCCATCATCGAAACGCCGATCACGACCAACTTCCGTGAAGGTCTGAACGTTCTGCAGTACTTCATCTCGACGCACGGCGCCCGTAAGGGCCTGGCCGATACGGCGCTGAAGACCGCGAACTCCGGTTACCTGACCCGTCGTCTGGTCGACGTGACGCAGGATCTGGTGGTCACCGAGGACGATTGCGGCACCGCCGAAGGCTTCGTCATGAAGGCGCTGGTCGAGGGCGGTGAAGTGATCGAGCCGCTGCGCGAGCGGGTGCTCGGCCGCGTCACGGCTGCTGACGTCGTCAATCCGGAGACGCAGGAAACGGTGATCTACGCCGGTGAACTGATCGACGAAGACCGTTGCGATCTGATGGATTCGCTCGGCGTCGATGAGGTGAAGGTGCGTACGCCGCTGACCTGCGAAACGCGCTATGGCCTGTGCGCCCAGTGCTACGGTCGCGACCTCGGTCGCGGCCAGATCGTGAATGCCGGTGAGGCCGTCGGCGTCATCGCCGCGCAGTCGATCGGTGAGCCGGGCACGCAGCTGACCATGCGTACCTTCCACGTCGGTGGTGCGGCGTCGCGAGCTGCCGCCGCCAGCGGTGTGGAGGCAAAGAGCGCGGGTGTCATCCGCTTCACGCAGAACATGCGCTATGTCACCAGCGCGAAGAACGAGAAGATCGTCATCGCGCGCAGTGCCGAAATCATCATCACCGATGATCACGGCCGTGAGCGCGAGCGCCACAAGGTGCCGTACGGTGCGACGCTGCAGGTCGATGAAGGTCAGACCATCAAGGCCGGTACCGGCCTGGCGACCTGGGATCCGCATACCCGCCCCATCATTACCGAGTACTCGGGCATCGTGCGCTTCGAACACGTCGAGGAAGGCGTGACCGTGGCGAAGCAGGTCGATGACGTGACCGGCCTGACGACCCTGGTGGTTATCGACCCGAAGCGTCGCAGCACCAGCACCAAGGGCCTGCGCCCGCAGGTGAAGCTGCTGACCGAATCGGGCGATGAAGTGAAGATCGCCGGTACCGATACGGCCGTGTCGATCACCTTCCAGGTGGGTTGTATCATCACCGTAAAGGACGGTCAGGCGGTCAGTGTTGGTGACGTGCTGGCGCGTATCCCGCAGGAATCCGCGAAGACTCGAGACATTACCGGGGGTCTGCCGCGCGTGGCCGAGCTGTTCGAAGCCCGTTCGCCGAAGGACGCCGGTCTGCTGGCCGAGGTCACCGGTACGGTGTCGTTCGGCAAGGACACCAAGGGCAAGCAGCGTCTTGTCATCACCGAGCCGGATGGCACGGTGAACGAGTTCCTGATCCCGAAAGACAAGCACGTCACGGTGCACGACGGCCAGGTGGTGAACAAGGGCGAGGTGATCGTCGACGGCGCAGTCGAGCCGCACGACATCCTGCGTCTGAAGGGCGTCGAGGAGCTGGCGCGCTACATCATCGACGAAGTGCAGGACGTGTACCGTCTGCAGGGCGTGAAGATCAACGACAAGCACATCGAAGTGATCGTCCGCCAGATGCTGCGTCGCGTGGTCATCGTCGATTCGGGTGATTCGAAATTCATCCGCGAGGAACAGGTCGAACGTTCCGAGGTGCTGGACGAGAACGATCGTCTGGTCGCCGAGGGCAAGCGCCCGGCCGAGTACCAGTACATGCTGCTGGGTATCACCAAGGCCTCGCTGTCGACCGACTCGTTCATCTCCGCCGCGTCCTTCCAGGAAACGACGCGCGTGCTGACCGAGGCGGCCATCATGGGCAAGCGCGACGAACTGCGCGGCCTGAAGGAAAACGTCATCGTCGGTCGTCTGATCCCGGCGGGTACGGGTCTGGCCTACCACCGCACCCGTCGTGCCCAGGCTGTCGGCGACGACGCCGCGGCAGCCGATCGCGTGCTGTTCGGCGATGACCCGGTGACGGTGGAAGCCGATGCCGGTGAAGCGCAGTAA
- the nusG gene encoding transcription termination/antitermination protein NusG, which produces MSKRWYVVHAYSGFEKSVQRALTERVARSGMQDKFGQILVPVEEVIEMRGGQKAVSERKFFPGYVLVEMEMDEDSWHLVKSTPKVTGFVGGSANKPTPISDKEVDKIMQQMQEGVEKPRPKVLFEVGELVRVKEGPFTDFNGSVESVNYEKSRLHVSVTIFGRATPVELEFSQVEKV; this is translated from the coding sequence ATGAGCAAACGTTGGTACGTTGTGCACGCCTATTCCGGCTTCGAGAAGTCGGTTCAGCGCGCGCTGACCGAGCGTGTTGCGCGTTCGGGCATGCAGGACAAGTTCGGCCAGATTCTGGTGCCGGTCGAGGAAGTGATCGAAATGCGCGGCGGCCAGAAGGCTGTGTCAGAGCGCAAGTTCTTCCCCGGCTATGTGCTCGTCGAGATGGAAATGGACGAGGACAGCTGGCACCTGGTCAAGAGCACGCCCAAGGTCACCGGCTTCGTCGGTGGCTCTGCGAACAAGCCGACGCCGATTTCCGACAAGGAAGTCGACAAGATCATGCAGCAGATGCAGGAGGGGGTTGAGAAGCCCCGTCCCAAGGTGCTGTTCGAAGTGGGCGAGCTGGTGCGCGTCAAGGAAGGCCCCTTCACCGACTTCAATGGCTCGGTGGAAAGCGTCAATTACGAAAAGAGCCGTCTGCACGTGTCGGTGACCATCTTTGGTCGTGCGACGCCGGTCGAGCTCGAGTTCTCGCAGGTCGAGAAGGTCTGA
- the rplJ gene encoding 50S ribosomal protein L10, whose translation MALNLDQKKEVVAGVSAAVAGAQVIVIAENKGLEVGDVTRLRAQARAQGVYLRVLKNTLARRAVAGTPFEGLANEMTGPLLYGMSADPVSAAKVIQDFAKGNDKLVIRGGALANYVMDAAGVKALASMPSREELLATLLGTMQAPIAKFVQTLNEVPGKFVRTVAALRDEREKQSA comes from the coding sequence TTGGCACTCAATCTCGATCAGAAGAAGGAAGTGGTTGCCGGCGTATCCGCTGCAGTTGCGGGCGCGCAAGTAATCGTGATCGCCGAGAACAAAGGTCTGGAAGTGGGCGATGTCACGCGTTTGCGTGCCCAGGCCCGTGCGCAGGGCGTCTACCTGCGTGTTCTGAAGAACACGCTGGCTCGTCGCGCTGTTGCGGGTACCCCGTTCGAGGGGTTGGCGAATGAAATGACCGGTCCGCTGCTTTACGGCATGTCGGCCGATCCGGTTTCGGCCGCGAAGGTCATTCAGGATTTTGCCAAGGGCAACGACAAGCTGGTGATTCGCGGTGGCGCGCTGGCCAATTACGTCATGGACGCCGCTGGCGTCAAGGCGCTGGCCTCCATGCCGAGCCGCGAAGAGCTGCTGGCCACCCTTCTGGGCACGATGCAGGCGCCGATCGCCAAGTTCGTTCAGACGCTCAACGAAGTTCCGGGCAAATTTGTCCGTACCGTTGCAGCCCTGCGCGACGAACGCGAAAAGCAGTCCGCTTAA
- the rplK gene encoding 50S ribosomal protein L11: protein MAKKIVGYVKLQVPAGKANPSPPIGPALGQRGLNIMEFCKAFNAQTQGMEPGLPIPVVITAYADKSFTFVMKSPPATILIKKAAGITKGSPKPHTDKVGKVTRAQLEEIAKVKNKDLTAADLDAAVRTIAGSARSMGITVEGL from the coding sequence ATGGCGAAGAAAATCGTCGGCTACGTGAAGCTGCAAGTGCCGGCCGGCAAGGCGAACCCGTCGCCCCCGATCGGTCCCGCGCTGGGTCAGCGCGGTCTGAACATCATGGAGTTCTGCAAGGCGTTCAACGCGCAGACCCAGGGCATGGAACCGGGTCTGCCGATCCCGGTGGTGATCACCGCTTACGCGGACAAGTCCTTCACTTTCGTGATGAAGTCGCCCCCGGCGACCATCCTGATCAAGAAGGCTGCCGGCATCACCAAGGGCTCGCCGAAGCCGCATACCGACAAGGTCGGCAAGGTCACCCGCGCTCAGCTCGAAGAAATCGCGAAGGTGAAGAACAAGGATCTGACCGCTGCCGATCTGGATGCCGCTGTGCGCACGATCGCCGGTTCTGCCCGCAGCATGGGCATCACGGTGGAGGGCCTGTAA